A region from the Conexibacter woesei Iso977N genome encodes:
- a CDS encoding 8-oxoguanine deaminase: MSTIVIEGCAIATVDDERREYKSGHLVIEDTRLVAVGPGAADPDHTNKAICVIDASGKLATPGLVNCHHHLYQWATRGYAQEATLFEWLVALYPVWQHIDDAVVAAAARAGLASLARSGCTTTTDHHYIFPKHAGDLLQVEIDAARAIGVRFHPCRGAMDLGRSQGGLPPDDVVEDRDAILAACAEAIDRHHDPEPGARVRIALAPTSPFSVTPELMRETADLARARGVRLHTHLAETDDEERFCLERFGVRPLQYMDDLGWLGEDVWLAHCVHLNADECARMGATGTGVAHCPTSNGRLGAGIAPVPALLRAGAPVGLGVDGAASNECGELVDEIRAALVLGRAAAGPQALTARDALELATRHGARCLGREDELGHLSVGALADVALWDLDEPGYAGIADPVFALAFGPTRPVDTLLVGGEVVVEDGELRTADPLTLAAELRRESARMAEAAPR; this comes from the coding sequence ATGAGCACGATCGTCATCGAGGGCTGCGCGATCGCGACGGTCGACGACGAGCGCCGCGAGTACAAGTCGGGGCACTTGGTGATCGAGGACACCAGGTTGGTCGCGGTCGGTCCGGGCGCGGCGGATCCCGACCACACCAACAAGGCGATCTGCGTCATCGACGCGTCCGGCAAGCTCGCGACGCCGGGCCTCGTCAACTGCCATCACCACCTCTACCAGTGGGCGACGCGCGGCTACGCGCAGGAGGCGACGCTGTTCGAGTGGCTCGTCGCGCTCTACCCGGTCTGGCAGCACATCGACGACGCGGTCGTCGCCGCGGCGGCGCGCGCCGGGCTGGCGTCGCTGGCGCGTTCGGGCTGCACGACGACGACCGACCACCACTACATCTTCCCGAAGCACGCGGGCGATCTCCTACAGGTCGAGATCGACGCGGCGCGCGCGATCGGCGTCCGCTTCCACCCGTGCCGCGGCGCGATGGACCTCGGGAGGTCGCAGGGCGGGCTGCCGCCCGACGACGTCGTCGAGGACCGCGACGCGATCCTCGCCGCGTGCGCGGAGGCGATCGACCGCCACCACGACCCGGAGCCGGGCGCGCGCGTGCGGATCGCGCTGGCGCCGACGTCGCCGTTCAGCGTGACGCCCGAGCTGATGCGCGAGACCGCCGATCTCGCGCGCGCCCGCGGCGTCCGGCTGCACACGCACCTCGCGGAGACCGACGACGAGGAGCGCTTCTGCCTCGAGCGCTTCGGCGTGCGGCCGCTGCAGTACATGGACGACCTGGGCTGGCTCGGCGAGGACGTCTGGCTCGCGCACTGCGTGCACCTCAACGCCGACGAGTGCGCGCGGATGGGCGCGACCGGGACCGGTGTCGCGCACTGCCCGACGTCGAACGGGCGCCTCGGCGCGGGGATCGCGCCGGTGCCCGCGCTGCTGCGCGCGGGCGCTCCCGTGGGCCTCGGGGTCGACGGCGCGGCGTCCAACGAGTGCGGCGAGCTGGTCGACGAGATCCGCGCCGCGCTCGTGCTGGGGCGCGCGGCCGCGGGGCCGCAGGCGCTGACCGCCCGGGACGCGCTGGAGCTGGCGACCCGCCACGGCGCGCGCTGCCTGGGCCGCGAGGACGAGTTGGGGCACTTGAGCGTCGGCGCGCTGGCCGACGTGGCGCTGTGGGACCTGGACGAGCCGGGCTACGCGGGGATCGCCGATCCGGTCTTCGCCCTGGCCTTCGGCCCGACGCGCCCGGTCGACACGCTGCTCGTCGGCGGCGAGGTCGTCGTCGAGGACGGCGAGCTGCGCACCGCCGACCCGCTGACGCTCGCCGCCGAGCTGCGGCGCGAGTCGGCCCGGATGGCGGAGGCCGCGCCGCGATGA
- the uraD gene encoding 2-oxo-4-hydroxy-4-carboxy-5-ureidoimidazoline decarboxylase — MSSDPPAPRGRVADRGHRRLAIHDAATLGHDQFVARFGGVFEDSPWIAEAAWRRGPFASVADLHAEMVSVMLDAPREARVALIQAHPELAGRAAIAGEMTPESTSEQASAGLDRLTPQQHADLLALTAAYAERFRFPFVVCVRDHEGVDSIIAAARARLDQDVDVEEATALAEIAKIAALRLADLVEDERTSA; from the coding sequence ATGAGCTCCGACCCGCCCGCCCCGCGCGGCCGGGTCGCCGACCGGGGTCACCGGCGACTCGCCATCCACGACGCGGCCACGCTGGGCCACGACCAGTTCGTGGCGCGCTTCGGCGGGGTCTTCGAGGACTCGCCGTGGATCGCGGAGGCGGCGTGGCGGCGGGGCCCGTTCGCGTCCGTCGCCGACCTGCACGCCGAGATGGTCAGCGTCATGCTCGACGCCCCGCGCGAGGCGCGCGTCGCGCTGATCCAGGCGCACCCGGAGCTGGCCGGCAGGGCCGCGATCGCGGGCGAGATGACGCCCGAGTCGACGTCCGAGCAGGCCTCCGCGGGCCTGGACCGCCTGACGCCCCAGCAGCACGCCGACCTGCTCGCGCTGACCGCCGCGTACGCCGAGCGGTTCCGGTTCCCGTTCGTCGTCTGCGTGCGCGACCACGAGGGCGTCGACTCGATCATCGCCGCCGCCCGCGCGCGGCTGGACCAAGACGTAGATGTTGAAGAGGCCACCGCGCTCGCCGAGATCGCGAAGATCGCGGCGCTGCGGCTGGCCGACCTCGTGGAAGACGAAAGGACATCAGCTTGA
- a CDS encoding molybdopterin cofactor-binding domain-containing protein, translating to MTPPPQQGDAWAAQHPRRVAHTGAGAPGDVVLDEATERAHRAGQLGARLTRTDGPAKVAGEFLYSSDLKADNMLFGATVRSPHAAALIRGIDARAALALPGVEAVLTADDVPGQRLIGTVRPDQPVLAFDRVRHHGEPVAIVAAADPQTARRAAGLVCVEYKAVTPVTSFAQAISDDAPVVHPEGNVLRRVPIVQGAPIPEAVPDGQVSVTGTYEVGIQDQGFLGPESGLAIPTAGGGVELHVATQWLHVDRDQVADALGLPHEQVKVLLAGVGGAFGAREDLSIQVHACMLALRTGRPVKMSYLREESFAGGHVHRHPALMEYEHRADAHTGKLTAVRARLMLDGGAYASTSTAVIANATTLALGPYDCPDVDLLGTVVYTNNPPCGAMRGFGAVQVAVGYEAQMDKLAAALGLDPIEVRVRNAMRDGGAIPTGQAVRGPIATVALLEALKDHPLPEDPAVAGVARDPRELPGSQFGASQGEAVRRGVGYAAGFKNIAFSEGFDDPATARVRLTARDGRPVVEVHTAAAEVGQGVVGVQEQIARTELGVEDVVILAADTTIDSAGSASASRLTWMVGGAVHAACEAVRTLALERVGGDGMLTLRDGAVWRDGERVIDMVALVDGGAAPLEATKTYRHAPTFPLDPVTGQGDAHAGFAFVAHRAVVDVDVELGLARVVEMTCAQDVGRVVNPMALEGQLEGGSIQGLGLALSEEVLLDEGLVRTRSFGAYRMPTIVDAAPVDTIILELGDPAAPYGLRGVGEMPSITSTPAILAALRAATGNPVTHAPAYPEHLVVLDPEEEQQ from the coding sequence ATGACGCCGCCTCCGCAGCAGGGCGACGCCTGGGCGGCGCAGCACCCGCGGCGTGTCGCGCACACGGGCGCGGGCGCGCCGGGTGACGTCGTGCTCGACGAGGCGACCGAGCGCGCGCATCGCGCCGGGCAGCTCGGCGCGCGGCTGACGCGGACCGACGGGCCCGCGAAGGTCGCCGGGGAGTTCCTGTACTCCTCGGACCTCAAGGCCGACAACATGCTCTTCGGCGCGACCGTGCGCTCGCCGCACGCGGCGGCGCTGATCCGCGGGATCGACGCGCGCGCGGCGCTCGCGCTGCCGGGCGTCGAGGCGGTCCTGACCGCCGACGACGTCCCGGGGCAGAGGCTGATCGGGACCGTCCGGCCCGACCAGCCGGTCCTGGCCTTCGACCGCGTCCGCCACCACGGCGAGCCGGTGGCGATCGTCGCCGCCGCCGACCCGCAGACCGCGCGCCGGGCGGCCGGGCTGGTCTGCGTGGAGTACAAGGCGGTCACGCCGGTCACGTCGTTCGCGCAGGCGATCAGCGACGACGCGCCGGTCGTGCACCCGGAGGGCAACGTGCTGCGGCGCGTCCCGATCGTGCAGGGCGCGCCGATCCCGGAGGCGGTCCCGGACGGGCAGGTCAGCGTGACCGGCACCTATGAGGTCGGCATCCAGGACCAGGGCTTCCTCGGGCCGGAGTCCGGGCTGGCGATCCCGACCGCGGGCGGCGGCGTCGAGCTGCACGTGGCAACACAATGGCTTCATGTCGATCGCGACCAGGTCGCGGACGCGCTCGGGCTGCCGCACGAGCAGGTGAAGGTGCTGCTCGCAGGCGTCGGCGGCGCGTTCGGGGCGCGGGAGGACCTGTCGATCCAGGTGCACGCGTGCATGCTCGCGCTGCGCACCGGGCGGCCGGTCAAGATGTCCTACCTGCGCGAGGAGTCGTTCGCGGGCGGCCACGTGCACCGCCACCCGGCGCTGATGGAGTACGAGCACCGGGCGGATGCGCACACCGGGAAGCTCACGGCGGTCCGGGCGCGGCTGATGCTCGACGGCGGCGCGTACGCGTCGACCTCGACCGCGGTGATCGCGAACGCCACCACCTTGGCGCTCGGGCCCTACGACTGCCCGGACGTCGACCTGCTCGGGACCGTCGTGTACACCAACAACCCGCCGTGCGGGGCGATGCGCGGGTTCGGCGCGGTGCAGGTCGCGGTCGGCTACGAGGCGCAGATGGACAAGCTCGCCGCCGCGCTGGGCCTGGACCCGATCGAGGTGCGGGTCCGCAACGCGATGCGCGACGGCGGCGCGATCCCGACCGGCCAGGCGGTCCGGGGCCCGATCGCGACGGTCGCGTTGTTGGAGGCGTTGAAGGACCACCCGCTGCCGGAGGACCCGGCGGTCGCCGGGGTGGCACGCGATCCCCGCGAGCTGCCCGGCTCGCAGTTCGGCGCGTCGCAGGGCGAGGCGGTCCGGCGCGGCGTCGGCTACGCCGCGGGCTTCAAGAACATCGCCTTCAGCGAGGGCTTCGACGACCCCGCGACCGCGCGCGTGCGCCTGACCGCGCGCGACGGGCGGCCGGTCGTGGAGGTCCACACCGCGGCGGCCGAGGTCGGCCAGGGCGTCGTCGGCGTCCAGGAGCAGATCGCGCGCACCGAGCTGGGCGTCGAGGACGTGGTGATCCTGGCGGCCGACACGACGATCGACTCGGCGGGCAGCGCGTCGGCGTCGCGGCTGACGTGGATGGTCGGCGGCGCGGTCCATGCGGCCTGCGAGGCGGTCCGGACGCTGGCGCTGGAGCGCGTCGGCGGCGACGGGATGCTCACGCTGCGCGACGGCGCGGTGTGGCGCGACGGGGAGCGCGTCATCGACATGGTGGCGTTGGTCGACGGCGGCGCCGCGCCGCTGGAGGCGACCAAGACCTACCGCCACGCGCCGACGTTCCCGCTCGATCCCGTCACCGGCCAGGGCGACGCGCACGCGGGTTTCGCGTTCGTCGCGCACCGGGCAGTCGTTGACGTGGATGTGGAACTCGGTCTCGCGCGCGTCGTCGAGATGACCTGCGCCCAGGACGTGGGTCGCGTCGTCAACCCCATGGCCTTGGAAGGGCAGCTGGAGGGCGGGTCGATCCAGGGGCTCGGGCTCGCGCTGTCCGAGGAGGTGCTGTTGGACGAGGGGTTGGTCCGGACGCGCTCGTTCGGCGCCTACCGCATGCCGACGATCGTCGATGCCGCGCCGGTCGACACCATCATCTTGGAGCTCGGCGACCCCGCCGCTCCCTACGGGCTGCGTGGCGTGGGGGAGATGCCGTCGATCACCTCGACGCCGGCGATCCTCGCCGCGCTGCGGGCGGCGACCGGCAACCCCGTGACGCACGCGCCCGCCTACCCCGAGCATCTTGTCGTCCTTGATCCGGAGGAGGAGCAGCAATGA
- a CDS encoding phytoene desaturase family protein, protein MTAARHEVVILGGGHNGLTCAAYLARAGVDVCVVEARDSVGGCASTVAALGGARVNICNCDHQLIRSTGVIEELDLELYGLRYLDLDPAQLAVPWAEGDAPWLLFGDVDRTLEALALTHPDQVDGYRRYVADLLPAARLVLEMTAGVPTPLGVARRLARARGRGLGALLKLSRRSAADVLQDYFTSDALLGPVATTGPAVWGLPPQAPGTGLGALGYALRHTHPVGRPVGGSGALTDALAAAAVAAGATIHTNSPVQTIMLDARGRVAGVRLSDETRIDAGTVVSAADPRRTLVELLHAPPARARALVERWRARTTRDGYESKLDAVLATPPRPRRVDPDHLTRLGLTAEQLQHATMVVAPGLDGILAAHRAAAAGHVAQHPLHLANTPSVLDPTVAPADGHVFSLEVLFTPYNLQGGWAATQEPHRWLREFATLMEPGFLESIRRFRLVGPEDYERDFSMPRGYAPSFAGGPLSALLGTDRELTRYTTPIPGLYLTGSGTFPGAGISGAPGRNTARVVLSALR, encoded by the coding sequence ATGACCGCGGCGCGCCACGAGGTCGTCATCCTCGGCGGCGGCCACAACGGGTTGACGTGCGCGGCGTACCTGGCGCGCGCCGGCGTGGACGTGTGCGTGGTCGAGGCGCGCGACAGCGTCGGCGGGTGCGCGTCGACCGTCGCGGCGCTCGGCGGCGCGCGCGTGAACATCTGCAACTGCGACCACCAGCTGATCCGGTCGACCGGCGTGATCGAGGAGCTCGACCTCGAGTTGTACGGGTTGCGCTACCTCGACCTCGACCCGGCGCAGCTGGCGGTCCCGTGGGCCGAGGGCGACGCGCCGTGGCTGCTGTTCGGCGACGTCGATCGCACGCTGGAGGCGCTCGCGCTCACCCATCCGGACCAAGTTGATGGCTATCGCCGCTACGTCGCCGACCTGCTCCCGGCGGCGCGGCTGGTCCTGGAGATGACCGCCGGCGTCCCGACGCCGCTGGGCGTCGCGCGCCGCCTGGCGCGGGCCCGCGGGCGTGGGCTCGGCGCGCTGCTGAAACTCTCGCGCCGCAGCGCGGCGGACGTGTTGCAGGACTACTTCACGAGCGACGCGCTGCTCGGGCCGGTCGCGACGACGGGGCCCGCGGTGTGGGGCCTGCCGCCGCAGGCGCCGGGGACGGGCCTGGGCGCGCTCGGCTACGCGCTGCGCCACACGCATCCGGTCGGGCGGCCCGTCGGCGGGTCGGGCGCGCTGACCGACGCGCTGGCGGCCGCGGCCGTCGCCGCGGGCGCGACCATCCACACCAACTCGCCGGTGCAGACCATCATGTTGGACGCGCGCGGCCGCGTCGCCGGGGTGCGGCTCTCCGACGAGACCCGCATCGACGCCGGCACCGTCGTCTCGGCCGCCGACCCGCGGCGGACGCTCGTCGAGCTGCTCCACGCGCCGCCGGCCCGGGCGCGGGCGCTCGTCGAGCGCTGGCGCGCACGGACGACGCGCGACGGCTACGAATCCAAGCTCGACGCCGTCCTCGCCACCCCACCCCGGCCCCGCCGCGTCGATCCGGACCACCTCACCCGCCTCGGCCTCACCGCCGAGCAGCTCCAGCACGCCACGATGGTCGTCGCGCCCGGCCTCGACGGGATCCTCGCCGCGCACCGCGCAGCAGCGGCGGGCCACGTCGCCCAGCACCCGCTCCACCTCGCCAACACGCCCTCGGTCCTCGACCCCACGGTCGCGCCCGCCGACGGCCACGTGTTCTCGCTCGAGGTGCTGTTCACCCCCTACAACCTGCAAGGCGGCTGGGCCGCAACGCAGGAACCCCACCGCTGGCTCCGCGAGTTCGCCACCCTCATGGAACCCGGCTTCCTGGAGAGCATCCGCCGCTTCCGCCTCGTCGGCCCCGAGGACTACGAGCGCGACTTCTCGATGCCCCGCGGCTACGCCCCCTCCTTCGCCGGCGGCCCCCTCTCAGCCCTCCTCGGCACCGACCGCGAGCTGACCCGCTACACGACCCCCATCCCCGGCCTCTACCTCACCGGCTCCGGCACCTTCCCCGGCGCCGGGATCTCCGGAGCGCCCGGCCGCAACACCGCCCGCGTCGTCCTCTCCGCCCTGCGCTAG
- a CDS encoding creatininase family protein, with protein MSRALIDLRAPEVAARLTPASVLIQPVGAVEQHGPHLPLSTDLVIASALAEAVVASHGDALDLWLLPPLAYTKSNEHAWAPGTIWLSPQTMLSVLDDLGRSLATLPARKVVFLNGHGGNSALLAVANRELRLAHGLLTFLMHPSQPRDSGGAADEHDDELGMGVHAGRDETSVMLHLAPELVDMSLAERSVPEALAGAEHVRFGGSTAFGWSSDDLAENGVIGDPTLASAELGERLWAGMLTTAAATLAEVAAFAFPR; from the coding sequence ATGAGCCGCGCGCTCATCGACCTCCGCGCGCCGGAGGTCGCGGCGCGGTTGACGCCGGCGTCGGTCCTGATCCAGCCGGTGGGCGCGGTCGAGCAGCACGGGCCGCACCTGCCGCTCTCCACCGACCTGGTGATCGCGAGCGCGCTGGCCGAGGCGGTGGTGGCGTCGCACGGCGACGCCTTGGATCTGTGGCTGCTGCCGCCGTTGGCCTACACCAAGTCCAACGAGCACGCCTGGGCGCCGGGGACGATCTGGCTGTCGCCGCAGACCATGTTGTCCGTGTTGGACGACCTCGGGCGCTCGCTCGCGACGCTCCCGGCGCGCAAGGTGGTGTTCTTGAACGGGCACGGCGGCAACAGCGCGCTGCTGGCGGTCGCCAACCGCGAGCTGCGGCTGGCCCACGGGCTGCTGACGTTCCTGATGCACCCGTCGCAGCCGCGCGACTCCGGCGGCGCGGCCGACGAGCACGACGACGAGCTGGGGATGGGCGTCCACGCGGGCCGGGACGAGACGTCGGTGATGCTGCACCTGGCGCCCGAGTTGGTGGACATGTCGCTCGCGGAGCGCTCGGTGCCGGAGGCGCTGGCGGGCGCGGAGCACGTGCGCTTCGGCGGCTCGACGGCGTTCGGCTGGTCGTCGGACGACCTCGCCGAGAACGGCGTCATCGGCGACCCGACGCTCGCCTCCGCCGAGCTCGGAGAACGCCTCTGGGCCGGCATGCTCACCACCGCTGCCGCGACGCTCGCCGAGGTCGCCGCCTTCGCCTTCCCGCGATGA
- a CDS encoding amidohydrolase family protein, whose product MSDLLVRGAAVVWTGEQVYENADVLCVGGVVAAVGPSLAVPEGVPALDARGCVVIPGLVNAHHHLLQTAFRTLPGTRHVPMRDWLGVMNEAYRSVGVDAELCGLAAAAGLAEALLSGVTTVADHHLTWPAGADHAAMAQATAGAAERVGARLVFVRGTAGDDADTAAASAEELAALLPAGTLAVGPAGVHSDGPETFAALRDVALKHGLPRRTQANEQVDVLAAAERYGRRPLELLEDWGWLEAGVTVAHLCDITDAELAGFAASGATATHAPGCDLPMGWGLARAGALLDAGVVVGLGTSGGGSNDAGHLLADARLALQASPLSGRALTALECLAMATRGSAVGLGRPDLGALEPGCAADLNVYDMTSVFDVGTADLLSALLWTSPGRRPRDVAVAGRLVVQDSTLLTADAPSLAAALRARLAAA is encoded by the coding sequence ATGAGCGACCTGCTCGTCCGCGGCGCGGCGGTCGTCTGGACCGGCGAGCAGGTGTATGAGAACGCCGACGTGCTGTGCGTCGGCGGCGTGGTGGCTGCGGTCGGCCCGTCGCTCGCCGTCCCGGAGGGTGTCCCGGCGCTCGACGCGCGCGGCTGCGTCGTCATCCCGGGGTTGGTCAATGCGCACCACCACCTGCTGCAGACCGCGTTCCGGACGCTGCCCGGGACGCGCCACGTGCCGATGCGCGACTGGCTCGGCGTCATGAACGAGGCCTACAGGTCGGTCGGCGTCGACGCGGAGCTGTGCGGCCTGGCGGCGGCGGCCGGGCTGGCGGAGGCGCTCCTGTCGGGCGTGACGACGGTCGCCGACCACCACCTCACGTGGCCCGCGGGCGCCGACCACGCCGCGATGGCGCAGGCGACGGCCGGCGCCGCCGAGCGCGTCGGCGCGCGGCTCGTCTTCGTGCGCGGGACCGCGGGCGACGACGCCGACACGGCCGCGGCGTCGGCGGAGGAGCTGGCGGCACTGCTGCCCGCGGGCACGCTCGCGGTCGGGCCCGCGGGCGTGCACTCCGACGGGCCGGAGACGTTCGCGGCGCTGCGCGACGTCGCGCTGAAGCACGGCCTGCCGCGGCGCACGCAGGCCAACGAGCAGGTTGATGTTCTTGCCGCCGCCGAGCGCTACGGCCGCCGGCCCCTGGAGCTGCTGGAGGACTGGGGCTGGCTCGAGGCCGGTGTGACCGTCGCCCACCTCTGCGACATCACCGACGCCGAGCTCGCGGGCTTCGCCGCGTCCGGCGCGACCGCGACCCACGCCCCCGGCTGCGACCTGCCGATGGGCTGGGGCCTGGCCCGCGCGGGCGCGCTGCTGGATGCGGGCGTCGTCGTCGGGCTCGGCACCAGCGGCGGCGGGTCCAACGACGCCGGGCACCTGCTCGCCGACGCGCGCCTGGCGCTGCAGGCCTCGCCGCTCAGCGGGCGCGCGCTGACCGCGTTGGAGTGCCTGGCGATGGCGACACGCGGGTCCGCGGTCGGCCTCGGCCGTCCGGACCTCGGCGCGCTGGAGCCGGGCTGCGCGGCCGATCTCAATGTCTATGACATGACCTCGGTCTTCGACGTCGGCACCGCCGACCTCCTGTCCGCGCTCCTCTGGACGTCCCCCGGCCGCCGCCCCCGCGACGTCGCCGTCGCCGGCCGCCTCGTCGTCCAGGACTCAACGCTGCTGACCGCTGACGCGCCGTCGCTCGCCGCGGCGCTCCGCGCGCGCCTCGCCGCCGCATGA
- the allE gene encoding (S)-ureidoglycine aminohydrolase — translation MTDRGALGLGYTVITPANHYPSRLPEFGDQPVVKLVTPRMAPSRIGQYLVSLDPGGGTTQRIGEGFERFFYVLEGTVTLFMAGSGRTALAAGGYAYLPSETPYELRAEDDTPARLLIVKRRYEAHGDLDAPGSLHGHRDDESFAETAVEGFTRRELLPVGDPAFDFNMSLLRFGPGVGLDKIEVHDEEHGLWMTEGAGTYVLGADEHEVQAEDFIYMAPYCPQGFTASPAGPAEYLLYKDVWRDGF, via the coding sequence ATGACCGACCGCGGTGCCCTCGGCCTCGGCTACACCGTCATCACGCCCGCCAACCACTACCCGTCGCGGCTGCCGGAGTTCGGCGACCAGCCGGTCGTCAAGCTCGTCACGCCGCGGATGGCGCCGTCGCGCATCGGGCAGTACCTGGTGTCCTTGGATCCCGGTGGCGGGACGACGCAGCGCATCGGCGAGGGCTTCGAGCGGTTCTTCTACGTGTTGGAGGGGACCGTGACGCTGTTCATGGCCGGGAGCGGAAGGACCGCGCTGGCCGCGGGCGGCTACGCCTACCTGCCGAGCGAGACGCCCTACGAGCTGAGGGCCGAGGACGACACGCCCGCGCGGCTGCTGATCGTCAAGCGCCGGTACGAGGCCCACGGCGACCTCGACGCGCCCGGGTCGTTGCACGGCCACCGCGACGACGAGTCGTTCGCGGAGACCGCCGTCGAGGGCTTCACCCGCCGCGAGCTGCTGCCCGTCGGCGACCCGGCCTTCGACTTCAACATGTCGCTGTTGCGCTTCGGCCCCGGCGTCGGCCTCGACAAGATCGAGGTCCACGACGAGGAGCACGGCCTCTGGATGACCGAGGGCGCCGGCACCTACGTCCTCGGCGCCGACGAGCACGAGGTCCAGGCCGAGGACTTCATCTACATGGCGCCCTACTGCCCCCAGGGCTTCACCGCGAGCCCCGCCGGCCCGGCCGAGTACCTGCTCTACAAGGACGTGTGGCGCGACGGCTTCTAG
- a CDS encoding (2Fe-2S)-binding protein — protein MRLQVDGKAYDIPDAQAGQSLLRVLRDVLGITNAKNACEQGECGSCTVAIDGEIACACLVLAAQADGARVETAGSLASNDDGSLAPLQEAFLEAGAVQCGFCTPGLLVAARDFLARNPDPSDADIREGLNGNLCRCTGYTKIVEAVRRAAAAAAGEEAR, from the coding sequence GTGAGGCTGCAGGTCGATGGCAAGGCCTATGACATCCCGGACGCGCAGGCCGGGCAGTCGCTGCTGCGCGTGCTCCGCGATGTCCTCGGCATCACCAACGCCAAGAACGCCTGCGAGCAGGGCGAGTGCGGATCGTGCACGGTCGCGATCGACGGCGAGATCGCGTGCGCGTGCCTGGTCCTGGCGGCCCAGGCCGACGGCGCGCGCGTCGAGACCGCGGGATCGCTGGCGAGCAACGACGACGGGTCGCTCGCCCCGCTGCAGGAGGCGTTCCTGGAGGCCGGCGCGGTCCAGTGCGGGTTCTGCACGCCGGGCCTGCTCGTCGCCGCCCGCGACTTCCTCGCGCGCAACCCGGACCCCAGCGACGCCGACATCCGCGAGGGGCTGAACGGCAACCTCTGCCGCTGCACGGGCTACACGAAGATCGTCGAGGCGGTGCGGCGCGCCGCGGCCGCGGCCGCGGGGGAGGAGGCGCGATGA
- a CDS encoding DUF2630 family protein, which yields MDDDQIRNRIEALEGEEKKLRAEEGAAAETGHDDVIQRDANRLAQIKVELDQLWDLLRRREAARRAGKNPDDEQLRGEGTVEGYLG from the coding sequence ATGGACGACGATCAGATCCGCAACCGCATCGAGGCGCTGGAGGGCGAGGAGAAGAAGCTCCGGGCCGAGGAGGGTGCTGCGGCCGAGACCGGGCACGACGACGTCATTCAGCGCGACGCCAACCGCCTGGCGCAGATCAAGGTCGAGCTCGACCAGCTCTGGGACCTGCTGCGCCGCCGTGAGGCCGCCCGCCGCGCCGGCAAGAACCCGGACGACGAGCAGCTGCGCGGCGAGGGCACCGTCGAGGGTTACCTCGGCTAG
- a CDS encoding FAD binding domain-containing protein: MAQRGRVVDGESPVTPVGDPAARGGRVGAHRSRTLQAVTSAVDSAPRRPGQAQPARAPAKDSSLTVIRPRTLADALAARAAHRDATVVAGGTGVLVELNRGALRPDTLIDLSACAELRGARPEGDTVVLGALSTYTDVLERHGATLPGLAQAARTVASRQIRNRATLVGALVLGDPSGDALAALGAAGATVQVARAGEPVRSVDAHAFVTAPGACALGPGELVVSITVPVADGPVAYAKAGARNAMARAVAGVMVALHPAARGGSACAVGVAPTAIRPERAEAFLADEWDRLADPDAARRFGALVAGATDPSPDARGSRAYRLHVSSVLARRALTRAVAAL; encoded by the coding sequence GTGGCCCAGCGTGGCCGCGTCGTGGATGGCGAGTCGCCGGTGACCCCGGTCGGCGACCCGGCCGCGCGGGGCGGGCGGGTCGGAGCTCATCGCTCGCGGACATTACAGGCCGTGACAAGTGCTGTAGATTCGGCACCTCGACGCCCTGGTCAGGCGCAGCCCGCCCGGGCTCCAGCCAAGGACAGCTCCCTGACCGTCATCCGACCCCGCACCCTCGCCGACGCCCTGGCCGCCCGCGCCGCGCATCGCGACGCGACGGTGGTGGCGGGCGGGACCGGCGTGCTGGTCGAGCTCAACCGCGGCGCGCTGCGCCCGGACACGCTGATCGACCTGTCGGCGTGCGCGGAGCTGCGCGGCGCGCGTCCGGAGGGAGACACCGTCGTCCTGGGCGCGCTCTCCACCTACACCGACGTCCTGGAGCGCCACGGCGCCACACTTCCCGGCCTCGCGCAGGCGGCCCGGACCGTCGCCTCGCGCCAGATCCGCAACCGTGCGACGCTCGTCGGCGCGCTCGTGCTCGGCGACCCCTCCGGCGACGCGCTCGCGGCGCTCGGCGCGGCGGGCGCGACGGTCCAGGTGGCGCGCGCGGGCGAGCCGGTCCGCAGCGTGGATGCGCATGCGTTCGTCACCGCTCCGGGTGCGTGCGCGCTCGGACCGGGCGAGTTGGTGGTGTCGATCACCGTCCCGGTCGCCGACGGCCCGGTCGCCTACGCGAAGGCGGGCGCGCGCAACGCGATGGCGCGCGCGGTCGCGGGCGTGATGGTCGCGCTGCACCCGGCCGCGCGCGGCGGGAGCGCGTGCGCGGTGGGCGTCGCGCCGACGGCGATCCGGCCGGAGCGCGCGGAGGCGTTCCTGGCGGACGAATGGGACCGGCTCGCCGACCCGGACGCCGCGCGCCGCTTCGGCGCGCTCGTGGCGGGCGCGACCGACCCGAGCCCGGACGCGCGCGGCAGCCGCGCCTACCGCCTGCACGTCTCGAGCGTCCTGGCGCGGCGCGCGCTCACGCGGGCGGTGGCCGCGCTGTGA